The following proteins come from a genomic window of Nocardiopsis sp. YSL2:
- a CDS encoding LuxR family transcriptional regulator, translating to MAGSYTGPPSVRLRGRENELRLLADALGEARARRGACLLLSGGPGRGKTSLLEHTRAMAGDFTVLFAGGIPDEGDLPFAGLQRLLRPVESVADRMAEDRRDLLRRTLGGGAVADADRFAFYTGVLELLTLAAEEQPLLLCVDDTDRLDGPSLDSLAFVARRLTGTPVAAVFAAHGGHDKPTGARLPSSVGEPTPDALIPGVTEHLVEPLPERAIHDIVTDHAPVTVGSAVRTALVAAAHGNPAAVLGFLRCLTDAQLLGNDPLPETLRLDGRLRADLLTPYMELAGPTRHLLLLAALSREPRAHVILAARAGGQESADGGTDEADGGFAAGAGGEAGRDPAPTIADLEPAEERGLVRVDGDAVVFTDPLLREAIAQGGAAGRLRAAHRELAAVVDAEHAPVDFALHTSSGTGSPDADLAAAVAGAALHAKRLEGSLAASLTYERAAGLTPESDERACRLTSAAYESYVAGRSDRAARLLGRARPLAVSDRRRATVDLIDAQLYMRDGNAIDAADRLLAAGRELLPHDHGLALRAFVRAADSASLAGDPVRFGRITDLALPLVRPDSSPSTRLIGAYLEGCAVSFRGDYVRSTPLLRSVNALAVEIDRPSELIWAGVTGLRLGDAPYVRSVTSRAVEVARARVETANVPAALGFLVFSEFWSGRFPSAAGTALTGLRVARECGQSVWATQHLASLAMIAAIQGDVETCRIRAKAVAAQAGENSLGLASALAAWAQAVLELSRGNAADAFFRLRALAHAGPGHGHPTMRLLTAPHFVEAATRMGETDWAHTSLAGYRRWAEAVDSPGVLALAARCSGLLACADEAADHFENALALHRACGDDDVEHARTQLLFGAFLRRARLPGRAREHLYNALESFERFGARLWVRQTRAELRAIGTSERGPDPSATSELTAQQQQIARLVAEGATNREVAAHMFISPRTVEHHLRGIFRKLNIRSRVDLARLFN from the coding sequence GTGGCTGGCAGTTACACGGGACCCCCGAGCGTTCGGCTCCGGGGTCGCGAAAACGAACTGAGGCTCCTCGCCGACGCACTCGGCGAAGCGAGGGCCCGGCGCGGGGCGTGCCTGCTGCTCTCCGGCGGTCCCGGCCGCGGCAAGACCTCGCTCCTGGAGCACACCCGCGCCATGGCCGGTGATTTCACCGTCCTGTTCGCCGGTGGCATCCCCGACGAGGGCGACCTGCCCTTCGCCGGGCTCCAGCGGCTGCTGCGCCCGGTCGAGTCCGTCGCCGACCGCATGGCCGAGGACCGGCGGGACCTGCTGCGCCGCACGCTCGGCGGCGGCGCGGTCGCCGACGCGGACCGGTTCGCCTTCTACACCGGCGTCCTGGAGCTCCTCACCCTCGCGGCCGAGGAACAGCCGCTGCTGCTCTGCGTCGACGACACCGACCGGCTGGACGGCCCGTCGCTGGACTCGCTCGCCTTCGTCGCCCGGCGCCTGACCGGTACCCCCGTGGCCGCGGTCTTCGCCGCGCATGGCGGCCACGACAAGCCCACCGGGGCCCGGCTGCCCTCCTCCGTCGGAGAGCCCACCCCCGACGCGCTCATCCCCGGCGTCACCGAGCACCTCGTCGAGCCGCTGCCCGAGCGCGCGATCCACGACATCGTCACCGACCACGCCCCGGTCACGGTCGGGTCGGCCGTGCGCACGGCGCTCGTGGCCGCCGCGCACGGCAACCCCGCGGCGGTCCTCGGCTTCCTGCGCTGCCTCACCGACGCCCAGCTGCTCGGGAACGACCCCCTGCCCGAGACCCTGCGTCTCGACGGCCGCCTGCGCGCCGACCTCCTCACCCCCTACATGGAGCTCGCCGGGCCCACACGGCACCTGCTCCTCCTCGCCGCGCTCTCCAGGGAGCCGCGCGCCCACGTGATCCTGGCCGCCCGCGCGGGCGGCCAGGAGAGCGCGGACGGCGGAACCGATGAGGCCGACGGGGGCTTCGCGGCCGGCGCCGGCGGGGAAGCGGGCCGGGACCCCGCCCCGACCATCGCCGACCTGGAGCCCGCCGAGGAGCGCGGCCTGGTGCGCGTGGACGGCGACGCCGTCGTCTTCACCGACCCCCTCCTGCGCGAGGCGATCGCACAGGGCGGCGCCGCCGGCCGCCTGCGCGCCGCCCACCGCGAGCTGGCGGCGGTCGTGGACGCCGAGCACGCCCCCGTCGACTTCGCGCTGCACACCTCGTCCGGCACCGGGAGCCCGGACGCCGACCTCGCCGCCGCCGTCGCGGGGGCCGCGCTCCACGCCAAGCGGCTGGAGGGCTCCCTGGCCGCCTCGCTCACCTACGAGCGCGCCGCGGGCCTGACCCCCGAGTCCGACGAGCGCGCCTGCCGGCTCACCTCGGCGGCCTACGAGTCCTACGTGGCGGGACGCTCCGACCGCGCCGCCCGGCTGCTCGGCCGCGCGCGCCCCCTCGCGGTCTCCGACCGGCGCCGGGCCACGGTCGACCTCATCGACGCCCAGCTGTACATGCGCGACGGGAACGCCATCGACGCCGCCGACCGGCTGCTGGCCGCGGGACGCGAACTCCTCCCGCACGACCACGGGCTGGCCCTGCGCGCCTTCGTCCGCGCCGCCGACTCCGCGTCCCTGGCGGGCGACCCCGTGCGCTTCGGCCGCATCACCGACCTGGCCCTGCCGCTGGTGCGGCCGGACAGCTCGCCGTCCACGCGCCTCATCGGCGCCTACCTGGAGGGGTGCGCGGTCTCCTTCCGCGGCGACTACGTCCGTTCCACACCCCTGCTGCGCAGCGTCAACGCACTGGCCGTGGAGATCGACAGGCCGTCGGAGCTGATCTGGGCCGGTGTCACCGGCCTCCGCCTGGGCGACGCGCCCTACGTGCGGTCGGTGACCTCGCGGGCCGTGGAGGTCGCGCGCGCCCGGGTCGAGACCGCCAACGTTCCCGCCGCGCTGGGCTTCCTCGTCTTCTCGGAGTTCTGGAGCGGACGCTTCCCGTCAGCGGCGGGCACCGCGCTGACCGGTCTGCGGGTCGCCCGCGAGTGCGGACAGTCGGTGTGGGCCACCCAGCACCTGGCGTCGCTGGCCATGATCGCCGCCATCCAGGGGGACGTGGAGACCTGCCGGATCAGGGCCAAGGCCGTGGCCGCGCAGGCGGGCGAGAACAGTCTCGGCCTGGCCTCGGCGCTGGCCGCCTGGGCCCAGGCCGTCCTGGAGCTGTCGCGCGGCAACGCCGCCGACGCGTTCTTCCGGCTGCGCGCGCTCGCGCACGCCGGTCCCGGTCACGGACACCCGACCATGCGGCTGCTGACCGCGCCCCACTTCGTGGAGGCCGCGACCCGCATGGGGGAGACCGACTGGGCGCACACCTCCCTGGCGGGCTACCGCCGCTGGGCGGAGGCGGTGGACAGCCCGGGCGTACTGGCCCTGGCCGCCCGCTGCTCCGGACTGCTGGCCTGCGCCGACGAGGCCGCGGACCACTTCGAGAACGCTCTGGCCCTGCACCGGGCCTGCGGTGACGACGACGTCGAACACGCGCGCACCCAACTGCTCTTCGGCGCGTTCCTGCGGAGGGCCCGCCTTCCCGGCCGGGCCCGTGAACACCTCTACAACGCGTTGGAGTCGTTCGAACGCTTCGGAGCCCGGCTGTGGGTGCGACAGACCCGCGCCGAGCTGCGAGCCATCGGGACCTCCGAGAGGGGGCCCGATCCCTCCGCCACCAGCGAGCTGACCGCTCAGCAACAGCAGATCGCGCGGCTCGTGGCGGAGGGGGCCACCAACCGCGAGGTGGCCGCGCACATGTTCATCAGCCCGCGCACGGTCGAACACCACCTGCGCGGCATCTTCCGAAAGCTCAACATCAGGTCCCGGGTGGACCTGGCACGCCTGTTCAACTGA
- a CDS encoding branched-chain amino acid ABC transporter permease, producing the protein MNHFINLTLSGLASGATYAALALSLVIIYQATRLVNFAQPALALMSVYTAYTVVQLTGSYWIGFASALTVGLVAGAVVERIIIRPIARVSELNGIIVTLGLLLIVQGGVGMIWGNEQHGLQYAFSYVGRFSPADAFALGSVAAVALLLFALYRYTPLGLRMRAAAFRPEAARLSGVKVGLMLTAGWGIASAIGALAGMLAGPPFLSPNVFDIVFVFGITAAVVGGLDNPFGAVIGGMLIGLGLTYVSGYAGPELATLAALAIVVLVLSVRPDGILSRPTARKV; encoded by the coding sequence ATGAACCACTTCATCAACCTGACCCTGAGCGGGTTGGCGTCCGGGGCCACGTACGCGGCGCTGGCGCTGTCCCTGGTCATCATCTACCAGGCCACACGGCTGGTGAACTTCGCCCAGCCCGCGCTCGCCCTGATGTCGGTCTACACCGCCTACACCGTGGTCCAGCTGACCGGTTCCTACTGGATCGGCTTCGCGAGCGCTCTGACGGTCGGCCTGGTCGCCGGAGCCGTGGTCGAACGGATCATCATCCGGCCGATCGCCCGCGTCTCCGAACTCAACGGCATCATCGTCACCCTCGGACTCCTACTCATCGTCCAGGGCGGCGTCGGGATGATCTGGGGCAACGAGCAGCACGGACTCCAGTACGCGTTCAGCTACGTCGGGCGCTTCTCGCCCGCCGACGCCTTCGCGCTCGGGTCCGTCGCCGCGGTCGCCCTGCTGCTGTTCGCCCTGTACCGGTACACGCCGCTCGGACTGCGGATGCGCGCCGCCGCCTTCCGACCGGAGGCGGCCCGGCTCAGCGGGGTCAAGGTGGGCCTGATGCTCACCGCCGGCTGGGGGATCGCCTCGGCCATCGGCGCTCTGGCGGGCATGCTCGCCGGCCCGCCGTTCCTCTCACCCAACGTGTTCGACATCGTCTTCGTCTTCGGCATCACCGCGGCCGTGGTGGGCGGTCTCGACAACCCGTTCGGCGCCGTCATCGGCGGCATGCTCATCGGCCTGGGCCTGACCTACGTGTCCGGCTACGCGGGACCCGAACTGGCGACCCTCGCCGCCCTCGCCATCGTGGTCCTCGTGCTGAGCGTGCGTCCCGACGGCATCCTGTCCCGCCCGACCGCGCGAAAGGTGTAG
- a CDS encoding cation:proton antiporter, giving the protein MLAAGETPEFLGPIVALLVSAGLIGALFVRIRVVPIVGFLLAGVLLGPHQLGLIADEESVRSAADIGVMLLLFTIGAEFSVERLSRIKRFVLGGGTVQVALTTTVVAGLFVLFGQDWRIGVFTGFLVALSSTAIVLKVIAAKGVTQQPVGQAAVGTLIFQDLAIIVMVLLIPVLGGESDGGALGIARALGTAALVLTAVLVVARKVMPPLLERVARLCSPEVFLLTIVAIALGVAYVTSLAGISEALGAFLAGMVLSESRHSAHALSEIMPLQMIFSAVFFVSIGMLLDVGALARLWWMVLVAAAAVVAIKVVTAYTAVAVLRVGAPTAVGTAFLLAQIGEFSFVLQQVGADYGLTPAGLGAEGDQLLVAVTVLLMAATPALGALGGTIARRLPERAAPAPADGDGGEPSGDTRDRVLLSGWGPVARNLSHYLSVNDIPVTVTTLSPDLAAEAEAFGHTVVRGEAIRAGVLHEVDMERVKLIVIAENSAEEATHIAHVLHGVAPGVPIVVRPTDAPDVPGLYEAEVDRVVDTHRAVTEPLGRTVLDLLKIDHVDMGRPNPTAVDAFRADPATACAHAETIQPVLPKSAGCTECLRQGRRDWIHLRLCTSCGFVGCCDDSPGRHAALHTERFGHPIVRSVEPGETWAWCYLDAVMLASADAPAERP; this is encoded by the coding sequence ATGCTCGCGGCGGGCGAGACGCCCGAATTCCTCGGCCCGATCGTGGCACTGCTGGTGTCGGCGGGCCTGATCGGCGCGCTCTTCGTCCGGATCAGGGTCGTCCCGATCGTCGGCTTCCTCCTGGCGGGGGTCCTCCTCGGCCCCCACCAGCTCGGACTGATCGCCGACGAGGAGTCCGTGCGCAGCGCGGCCGACATCGGCGTGATGCTGCTCCTCTTCACCATCGGCGCGGAGTTCTCCGTCGAACGGCTGTCCAGGATCAAGCGCTTCGTCCTGGGCGGCGGCACCGTCCAGGTAGCGCTGACCACGACCGTCGTGGCCGGGCTCTTCGTCCTCTTCGGCCAGGACTGGCGGATCGGTGTCTTCACCGGCTTCCTCGTCGCCCTGTCCTCCACCGCGATCGTGCTCAAGGTGATCGCGGCCAAGGGGGTCACACAGCAACCGGTCGGCCAGGCCGCGGTGGGAACGCTCATCTTCCAGGACCTCGCCATCATCGTCATGGTCCTGCTCATCCCGGTCCTGGGCGGCGAGAGCGACGGAGGCGCCCTGGGGATCGCGCGAGCGCTCGGCACCGCCGCCCTGGTCCTGACCGCCGTCCTGGTCGTGGCGCGCAAGGTCATGCCGCCGCTGCTGGAGCGCGTCGCCCGGCTGTGCTCGCCCGAGGTCTTCCTGCTGACCATCGTGGCCATCGCGCTCGGTGTGGCCTACGTGACCTCGCTCGCCGGGATCAGCGAGGCCCTGGGGGCGTTCCTCGCGGGCATGGTGCTGAGCGAGTCCCGGCACAGCGCCCACGCGCTCAGCGAGATCATGCCGCTGCAGATGATCTTCAGCGCGGTGTTCTTCGTGTCCATCGGCATGCTGCTCGACGTCGGCGCGCTGGCGCGGCTGTGGTGGATGGTCCTGGTCGCGGCCGCCGCCGTCGTGGCGATCAAGGTGGTGACGGCCTACACCGCGGTCGCCGTGCTGAGGGTCGGAGCGCCCACCGCGGTGGGCACCGCCTTCCTCCTCGCGCAGATCGGCGAGTTCTCGTTCGTCCTGCAACAGGTCGGGGCGGACTACGGGCTGACCCCCGCCGGCCTGGGCGCCGAGGGCGACCAACTGCTGGTCGCGGTGACCGTGCTCCTGATGGCGGCCACGCCCGCGCTCGGCGCGCTCGGCGGCACCATCGCCCGGCGCCTGCCCGAGCGCGCGGCGCCCGCGCCCGCCGACGGCGACGGGGGCGAGCCCTCGGGCGACACCCGCGACCGGGTCCTGCTGTCGGGGTGGGGGCCCGTGGCCAGGAACCTGAGCCACTACCTGAGCGTCAACGACATCCCGGTCACCGTGACCACGCTCAGCCCCGACCTCGCCGCCGAGGCGGAGGCGTTCGGGCACACGGTCGTCCGCGGTGAGGCGATCAGGGCCGGCGTGCTGCACGAGGTCGACATGGAGCGCGTCAAGCTCATCGTCATCGCGGAGAACTCCGCGGAGGAGGCCACCCACATCGCGCACGTCCTGCACGGCGTCGCCCCCGGCGTGCCGATCGTGGTCCGGCCGACCGACGCCCCGGACGTCCCGGGCCTGTACGAGGCCGAGGTGGACCGGGTGGTGGACACCCACCGCGCGGTGACGGAGCCGCTGGGGCGGACCGTCCTGGACCTGCTCAAGATCGACCACGTGGACATGGGCCGTCCCAACCCGACCGCCGTCGACGCCTTCCGGGCCGACCCCGCCACCGCCTGCGCGCACGCCGAGACGATCCAGCCGGTCCTGCCCAAGAGCGCCGGGTGCACCGAGTGCCTGCGCCAGGGCCGACGCGACTGGATCCACCTGCGACTGTGCACGAGCTGCGGGTTCGTCGGCTGCTGCGACGACTCCCCGGGGCGGCACGCCGCCCTGCACACCGAGCGGTTCGGCCACCCGATCGTCCGCTCCGTGGAACCCGGCGAGACCTGGGCGTGGTGCTACCTGGACGCGGTCATGCTCGCCTCCGCCGACGCACCCGCCGAACGGCCCTGA
- a CDS encoding branched-chain amino acid ABC transporter permease, with the protein MSSPTRQRAERATTPDRPAPAAPRGAGGRWRGLPSPLRHLLLAALGLCAVTALLFVTGDLTALRFAAVGYTMLALAGLQLLVGGSGQVSLGHGAFMMIGAYTMALMVLHQPMLPIAVNLLIIVVVSVVAGIAVGAATARLHGPYLAGATLILAVGLPGLTHRYHEFLGGSNGLNIRTAGAPPALQGIFSGSEWKAIVVWTAVVIGLAVLATVTTGRLGRRMRAVRDDETAAAMSGVPVGSTKVVAFVIASAAGGLAGGLQAYVLGTVTPSTFTLALSLSLLAVLVLGGIGSMWGAFWAALALVYLEVWVSDLAGAMSFSPDVENNLPVVVFGVILILVLRFWPYGIQGVFQRMAYKRRTAAGTASTNGAGSAGASSTSAPPNGAAPDTDGSRGAS; encoded by the coding sequence ATGTCCTCGCCCACCAGACAGCGCGCGGAGCGCGCCACCACCCCTGACCGGCCGGCCCCGGCCGCGCCCCGAGGCGCGGGCGGACGATGGCGGGGCCTGCCCTCGCCGCTGCGCCACCTGCTGCTCGCCGCACTCGGACTGTGCGCCGTCACGGCCCTGCTGTTCGTGACCGGCGACCTGACCGCACTGCGGTTCGCCGCCGTCGGCTACACGATGCTGGCGCTGGCCGGCCTGCAGCTGCTCGTCGGCGGCAGCGGCCAGGTGTCCCTGGGCCACGGCGCGTTCATGATGATCGGCGCTTACACCATGGCGCTGATGGTCCTGCACCAGCCGATGCTGCCGATCGCCGTGAACCTGCTGATCATCGTGGTGGTGTCGGTCGTGGCCGGGATCGCGGTCGGCGCCGCGACCGCTCGGCTGCACGGTCCCTACCTGGCCGGAGCCACGCTGATCCTGGCCGTGGGCCTGCCCGGGCTCACGCACCGCTACCACGAGTTCCTCGGCGGCAGCAACGGACTCAACATCCGCACCGCCGGCGCCCCGCCCGCACTGCAGGGGATCTTCTCCGGCAGTGAGTGGAAGGCGATCGTGGTGTGGACCGCGGTCGTCATCGGACTCGCGGTCCTGGCGACGGTGACCACCGGCCGCCTCGGGCGCCGCATGCGCGCGGTGCGCGACGACGAGACCGCGGCGGCCATGTCCGGCGTGCCCGTGGGCAGCACCAAGGTGGTCGCGTTCGTCATCGCGTCGGCCGCCGGCGGGCTGGCCGGGGGACTCCAGGCCTACGTGCTCGGCACGGTCACACCCAGCACGTTCACGCTGGCGCTGTCCCTGAGCCTGCTCGCGGTGCTCGTCCTGGGCGGCATCGGCAGCATGTGGGGCGCCTTCTGGGCCGCACTGGCGCTGGTCTACCTGGAGGTCTGGGTCTCCGACCTCGCCGGTGCCATGAGCTTCAGCCCGGACGTCGAGAACAACCTTCCGGTGGTCGTGTTCGGCGTCATCCTCATCCTGGTCCTGCGCTTCTGGCCCTACGGGATCCAGGGCGTGTTCCAGCGGATGGCGTACAAGCGCAGAACCGCCGCCGGGACCGCTTCCACGAACGGTGCCGGGTCCGCCGGCGCCTCTTCCACCAGTGCCCCGCCCAACGGTGCCGCTCCGGACACCGACGGCTCCAGGGGCGCCTCATGA
- a CDS encoding ABC transporter ATP-binding protein yields MTTTARDQLLSADGVTVRFGGLTALDDVGLQVAPGSVVGLIGPNGAGKTTLFNVLSGILRPTSGTISWKGAPPPGRRPHHLARAGISRTFQGLNLFPMMSVLENVVAGADRNARGGPLSLVTGLGRHHRDERELRARAEATLERFGIGEFAARLPGTLPYGIQKQVALARACVSDPELLLLDEPASGLSGQQIDDLADQIRGFSEHMAVVLVEHHMDLVMRVCDHIVVLNFGKVISTGTPEEVQADSAVTEAYLGTAVEGSAAAPSGGPATSEPSHSDGGTR; encoded by the coding sequence ATGACAACGACCGCACGTGACCAACTACTGAGCGCGGACGGGGTGACCGTGCGCTTCGGGGGCCTGACCGCCCTCGACGACGTCGGGCTGCAGGTCGCTCCCGGTAGCGTCGTCGGTCTCATCGGCCCCAACGGAGCGGGCAAGACCACGTTGTTCAACGTGCTCTCCGGAATCCTGCGGCCCACGTCCGGCACCATCTCGTGGAAGGGCGCGCCGCCTCCCGGCCGCCGCCCGCACCACCTGGCCCGGGCCGGCATCTCGCGCACCTTCCAGGGCCTGAACCTCTTCCCGATGATGTCGGTCCTGGAGAACGTGGTGGCGGGCGCCGACCGGAACGCGCGGGGCGGCCCCCTGTCGCTGGTCACCGGCCTGGGCCGGCACCACCGCGACGAGCGCGAGCTGCGCGCCCGCGCCGAGGCGACCCTGGAGCGCTTCGGGATCGGAGAGTTCGCCGCGCGGCTGCCGGGCACTCTGCCCTACGGCATCCAGAAGCAGGTGGCGCTGGCCCGCGCGTGCGTCTCCGACCCCGAGCTCCTGCTCCTGGACGAACCCGCCAGCGGACTCTCGGGCCAGCAGATCGACGACCTCGCCGACCAGATCCGCGGGTTCAGCGAGCACATGGCCGTGGTCCTGGTCGAGCACCACATGGACCTGGTCATGCGGGTGTGCGACCACATCGTGGTCCTGAACTTCGGCAAGGTCATCTCCACCGGCACGCCGGAGGAGGTGCAGGCCGACTCCGCCGTCACCGAGGCCTACCTCGGCACCGCGGTGGAGGGCTCCGCCGCGGCGCCCAGCGGCGGTCCCGCCACGTCCGAACCCTCGCACTCCGACGGAGGCACACGATGA
- a CDS encoding carbohydrate kinase, giving the protein MDLLPAGEDGGLLRAAPGGGPANTAVAASRLGVPTRLLARIGSDGFGDRIRRRLLAEGLDPVGLLAAEEPSALALASLGPDGSARYDFRMDDAADWRWRPGELPEELESGVRALHAASIALFREPGATLIEAMLRREHGRGGVTITLDPNIRREVIGDPASARALALRHAAQAHVVKASDEDLAFLYPDLAPREAVRALAALGPALVVATLGGKGAFAVSHGEEVAVPAPEVEVVDTVGAGDSFMGALLYWLDRADLLGDGPRARLAGLTTADVEDLLRFAARAAAYTVTREGADPPTIAQVEVRQTGGA; this is encoded by the coding sequence ATGGACCTGCTGCCCGCGGGGGAGGACGGCGGCCTCCTGCGCGCCGCGCCCGGCGGCGGTCCCGCCAACACGGCGGTCGCGGCGTCCCGGCTGGGCGTTCCCACCCGCCTGCTGGCCCGGATCGGGTCCGACGGGTTCGGCGACCGCATCCGGCGGCGGCTCCTGGCGGAGGGCCTGGACCCGGTCGGCCTGCTCGCGGCGGAGGAGCCCTCCGCGCTCGCGCTCGCCTCACTCGGCCCGGACGGCTCGGCCCGCTACGACTTCCGGATGGACGACGCGGCCGACTGGAGGTGGCGCCCGGGAGAGCTTCCGGAGGAACTGGAGTCCGGCGTGCGCGCCCTGCACGCCGCCTCCATCGCCCTGTTCCGGGAGCCCGGTGCCACGCTCATCGAGGCGATGCTGCGCCGCGAACACGGGCGGGGCGGCGTCACGATCACCCTCGACCCCAACATCCGCCGCGAGGTGATCGGCGATCCGGCGTCCGCCCGTGCCCTGGCGCTGCGGCACGCCGCCCAGGCACACGTGGTCAAGGCCAGTGACGAGGACCTCGCCTTCCTGTACCCGGACCTGGCTCCGCGGGAGGCGGTCCGAGCGCTCGCGGCGCTGGGTCCGGCCCTGGTCGTGGCCACGCTCGGCGGGAAGGGGGCCTTCGCGGTCAGCCACGGGGAGGAGGTCGCGGTCCCCGCGCCCGAGGTGGAGGTGGTGGACACCGTCGGTGCGGGGGACTCCTTCATGGGCGCCCTGCTGTACTGGCTGGACCGCGCCGACCTGCTGGGCGACGGCCCCCGGGCGCGGCTCGCGGGCCTGACCACGGCCGACGTGGAGGACCTGCTCCGCTTCGCCGCGCGGGCCGCCGCGTACACCGTGACCCGGGAGGGCGCGGACCCGCCGACCATCGCGCAGGTGGAGGTGCGCCAGACCGGCGGGGCCTGA
- a CDS encoding AGE family epimerase/isomerase, which translates to MTENRHSAPGGPAWLREEERRLYAFAEGAAVPDGFGWLDSRGGVGRDRPTATWITARMTHVFSLASLRGEEDAGRLADHGLAALSGPLRDAEHGGWFDHVPAADVPNGSWERSQAHSGSADDAPEPPRKSAYEHAFVVLAAATATAAGRPGAAALLTEALEVVDTRFWEESAGAVRESWDAAWTETEDYRGANSNMHSVEAFLAAADATGDHRWTRRALAIAERLVHGVAAAHDWRLPEHFTADWSPLPDYNRDRPDHPFRPFGSTTGHLLEWARLLLHLEAALTRAGDPVPDWLLADAELLFEHSVRRGWAVDGADGFVYTLDWEDRPVVRERMHWVVAEATMAAWALARRTGGANYTRDYERWWAYAERFHIDRELGSWRHELDAANAPAATVWPGKPDVYHAYQAVLLPQGELAASVAAGIPAGPGSGSSDPSEHPEVST; encoded by the coding sequence TTGACTGAGAATCGACATTCCGCTCCGGGCGGCCCGGCGTGGCTGCGCGAGGAGGAACGCAGGCTGTACGCCTTCGCCGAGGGCGCGGCGGTACCCGACGGCTTCGGCTGGCTGGACTCGCGGGGCGGGGTGGGCCGGGACCGGCCGACCGCCACCTGGATCACCGCGCGCATGACGCACGTGTTCTCCCTGGCGTCCCTGCGGGGCGAGGAGGACGCCGGCCGCCTGGCCGACCACGGGCTGGCGGCGCTGTCGGGCCCGCTGCGCGACGCCGAGCACGGCGGCTGGTTCGACCATGTACCCGCCGCCGATGTCCCGAACGGTTCCTGGGAGCGCTCCCAGGCCCATTCCGGGTCCGCCGACGACGCCCCGGAACCGCCTCGCAAGTCGGCCTACGAGCACGCCTTCGTCGTCCTGGCCGCCGCCACCGCCACGGCCGCCGGACGTCCCGGTGCCGCCGCGCTCCTGACGGAGGCGCTGGAGGTCGTGGACACCCGGTTCTGGGAGGAGTCCGCCGGCGCGGTCCGCGAGAGCTGGGACGCCGCGTGGACGGAGACCGAGGACTACCGCGGCGCGAACAGCAACATGCACAGCGTCGAGGCCTTCCTCGCCGCCGCCGACGCCACCGGTGACCACCGGTGGACCCGGCGCGCCCTGGCCATCGCCGAGCGCCTGGTCCACGGAGTGGCCGCCGCGCACGACTGGCGGCTGCCCGAGCACTTCACCGCCGACTGGTCGCCGCTGCCGGACTACAACCGGGACCGCCCCGACCACCCCTTCCGCCCGTTCGGCAGCACCACCGGCCACCTGCTCGAATGGGCGCGACTCCTGCTGCACCTGGAGGCCGCCCTCACCCGCGCGGGCGACCCGGTCCCCGACTGGCTGCTCGCCGACGCCGAGCTCCTGTTCGAGCACTCCGTCCGGCGGGGCTGGGCGGTGGACGGCGCCGACGGTTTCGTCTACACGCTGGACTGGGAGGACCGCCCGGTCGTGCGTGAGCGCATGCACTGGGTGGTCGCCGAGGCCACGATGGCCGCCTGGGCCCTGGCCAGGCGCACCGGCGGGGCGAACTACACCCGCGACTACGAGCGCTGGTGGGCCTACGCCGAGCGCTTCCACATCGACCGCGAACTCGGGAGCTGGCGGCACGAGCTCGACGCGGCCAACGCCCCCGCGGCCACGGTGTGGCCGGGCAAACCCGACGTCTACCACGCCTACCAGGCGGTCCTTCTGCCCCAGGGGGAGCTGGCGGCCTCGGTCGCGGCCGGGATCCCGGCCGGCCCCGGCTCCGGCTCCTCCGATCCCTCCGAGCACCCCGAGGTGAGCACGTGA
- a CDS encoding ABC transporter ATP-binding protein yields MSAQHANGAAPGANTGTAPAADPARNGGAEPILRVEGLSAHFGAVRALADVSLAVPPQGMCGVLGANGAGKTTLLRSLTGLHRASSGRVVLAGEDITRLPAEKVITRGLAHVPEGGGVIVELTVEENLRLGGLWRRDRRDRSTLSEVMDLFPPLAERRHKSASTLSGGERQMLAIGRALMARPKVLLLDEPSLGLAPLITQQIFALLRDLRERTGLTVVLVEQNAAGALSVTDHGFVLNQGRVAAEGSSADLLSDDRMRHAYLGF; encoded by the coding sequence ATGAGCGCGCAGCACGCGAACGGCGCCGCCCCGGGCGCGAACACCGGCACGGCACCGGCGGCGGACCCCGCCCGGAACGGCGGCGCCGAGCCCATCCTGCGGGTGGAGGGCCTGAGCGCCCACTTCGGCGCGGTGCGCGCCCTCGCCGACGTGTCCCTGGCCGTGCCGCCTCAGGGCATGTGCGGGGTCCTCGGCGCCAACGGCGCGGGCAAGACCACGCTCCTGCGGTCCCTCACCGGACTGCACCGCGCCTCCTCCGGACGGGTCGTACTGGCGGGCGAGGACATCACGCGGCTTCCCGCGGAGAAGGTCATCACCCGCGGCCTCGCCCACGTCCCCGAGGGCGGCGGCGTGATCGTCGAACTCACCGTCGAGGAGAACCTGCGCCTGGGCGGCCTCTGGCGCAGGGACCGGCGCGACCGTTCCACGTTGAGCGAGGTCATGGACCTGTTCCCGCCGCTGGCCGAGCGGCGGCACAAGTCCGCCAGCACGCTGTCCGGCGGCGAGCGCCAGATGCTGGCCATCGGGCGTGCGCTGATGGCCCGCCCCAAGGTCCTGCTCCTGGACGAGCCCTCCCTGGGCCTGGCCCCCCTCATCACGCAGCAGATCTTCGCCCTGCTGCGCGACCTGCGGGAGCGCACCGGCCTGACGGTCGTCCTCGTGGAGCAGAACGCGGCCGGCGCCCTGTCGGTCACCGACCACGGGTTCGTCCTGAACCAGGGGCGCGTGGCCGCCGAGGGCTCCTCGGCGGACCTGCTCTCCGACGACCGCATGCGCCACGCCTACCTCGGCTTCTGA